The sequence GCGGGCGGGGGGACTGACCCCGGATTCCCCCGCCATCCATCACAATCTCGGTACGGTCTACCGCGCGTTGGGCCGTCCAGAGGAATCTGAAGCCTCCTTCAGGCGCGCCCTGCAATTGAAGCCGGATTTCGTGGATGCGGAATTCGGCCTGGCCCACCTGAAACTCTCCCAAGGGGACTTCGACTCGGGATTCGAACTCTACGAGTGCCGCTGGAACCTTGAGGAAGGGCGCAAGGCGCGCCGGTCCTTCCAGGCCCCGCGCTGGAATGGCGAACCCTTGGATGGGAAGACGCTGCTGATCCATGCCGAACAGGGATTCGGGGACACCATCCAATTCATCCGCCTCGCTACCTTGATCCAGGAAGGCCGTGTGGTGTTCGAAGGCCAGGGAGCCTTGTTGCCGCTGTTGCGGAAGGCTGATGGCATCGATCAGGTGGTGGCGGCCGGGGAGCCTCTGCCCCATTTCGATTACCACCTGCCCCTGCTGAGCCTGCCGCGGGTGATGAAATTGAAACTCGACGGGATCCCCGCCGGAGTTCCCTATCTCCGGCCCGAGCCGGCCCGCGTGGAGGCCTGGGCCAAGCGCCTGGGAACCCGGAAGGGCAGACGGATCGGGCTTGTCTGGCGCGGCGCTCCAGGCCACGTCAATGATGTCGAAAGATCCATGGATCCAGCCTTCCTGGCGCCGCTTCTGGAGCTTGAGCAGACTGAGGTCTTCGGCCTCCAAAAAGACCCAAAACCGGGAGACATCGATCGCTTGCCGGGACTGCGGAACCTCGGGCCGGAGCTGCAGGATTTCGGCGACACAGCGGCGGTGCTGGAGCATATGGATTTCACGGTTTCGGTTTGCACCTCGGTGCTCCATCTGGCGGGCGCGCTGGGCCGGAGGGCCATCGGGCTTCTGCCCCATGTGCCGGATTGGCGCTGGCTCCAGTCCCGCGAGGATAGTCCCTGGTATCCGACGATGCAGCTCATCCAGCAACGGCGCCCAGGCGATTGGGCGGAGGTGGTGGGCCGGGCCCTGGAAACCATCCGCCGGCCGCAGCATCAAGGGTTCTGATCAGCCCCCAGACCTTCTGTTGCTATGCTTCCAACTGGTTGGAGGTCCGCCATGGCCCTTGGAACGTCTGAACGGGACGGCTATCTCACGCGCTATGGATCCGGGCCTGCGCTGCTCAGGCTGGCCTGGTCTGAAGTGCCGCCGGAGGCCCGCCAGTGGCGC comes from Holophagaceae bacterium and encodes:
- a CDS encoding tetratricopeptide repeat protein, with the protein product MIAQHLYMMAFEHHRAGRLREAEAVYKAALRHDPNLSGALCNLGILSHRAGDEEQAQEYLRRALDSEPESALALSNLGVVLKSLGQLEESLSVQLRAGGLTPDSPAIHHNLGTVYRALGRPEESEASFRRALQLKPDFVDAEFGLAHLKLSQGDFDSGFELYECRWNLEEGRKARRSFQAPRWNGEPLDGKTLLIHAEQGFGDTIQFIRLATLIQEGRVVFEGQGALLPLLRKADGIDQVVAAGEPLPHFDYHLPLLSLPRVMKLKLDGIPAGVPYLRPEPARVEAWAKRLGTRKGRRIGLVWRGAPGHVNDVERSMDPAFLAPLLELEQTEVFGLQKDPKPGDIDRLPGLRNLGPELQDFGDTAAVLEHMDFTVSVCTSVLHLAGALGRRAIGLLPHVPDWRWLQSREDSPWYPTMQLIQQRRPGDWAEVVGRALETIRRPQHQGF